The window ACTTTAGATCAGCATTTTTTAGATCGTCCCGGAAACGTGGAGATTCAATTGGATTTGATGAAGGATTATAAAAGCAATGTGGAGCTGTATCCAAAATTCCAGGCCTATTTCAGGCAATACAAACCCAAATTTCTGGCTGTTTGGGGCAATAAAGATCCCTTCTTTTTACCAGCAGGGGCCGAAGCTTACAAACGCGATGACCCTAACGCCACTGTTAAATTTTATAATACCGGGCACTTCGCTTTAGAAACCCATGTTAACGAAATTGGCGGCGATATTTTAAATTTCATGGCGGGGCTTTAAGCTAAAAAAGCACAGGCGCACCAACAGAAAAGCACAGGGCATATAGCTCTGTGCTTTTCCATTTATCATGCTTCCCCGACTTAAAAACCGGCAGTTGATGCCTTTTCGCCGCTATTCCGTGCTGGAGGATCGGTACCCAGTAAATGTTTAACAAAGAAGTCGCGCTTTTTTTGACGGCCGTAAACACCGCCATCACCGTGGCCCATGCCCGGCACTGTAAGCAAATCAAAAAACTTATTGTTTTTTATCAGCGCGTCGGCAAAACGATAGGTGGACTCGGGAGGTACGTTGGTATCGGCCTCGCCCACTATCAGCATTAAATTGCCCTGTAGTTTTGCAGCATTGGTAATGTTTGATTGTTCAGCATAATGCGGGCCCACGGGGTAACCCATCCATTGCTCGTTCCACCATTGCTTATCAATGCGGTTATCGTGGCAGCCGCAGGCAGATACTGCTGCTTTGTAAAACTCGGGATGAAACAACACGGCACCTGCCGAATTTTGCCCGCCTGCTGATGTGCCATAAACGCCCACCCTGCTGATATCAGCCTGCGGGCATTTGGCTGCAAGCGCCTTCATCCATAAAATACGGTCGGCAAAACCTGCATCGGCAAGGTTATGCCAGCATACATCATGGAAAGCTTTGGAACGGTTGGCTGTACCCATGCCATCAATTTGTACCACAATAAAACCAAGCTGGGCTATACTTTGCATCTCGTTTACAGCGGCAAAGTTTTTAGGCACAAAAGAATCCTGCGGTCCGGCGTAAATATTTTCAATAACGGGATAGCTTTTAGCGGAGTCCATATTAGCAGGGCGATAAACTACGCCCCATATATCGGTTATGCCATCGCGCCCCTTAGTTACAAATACTTCGGGCAATTTTATGCCGGTATTTAATAAGGGCGCTATATCAGGGTGCTCCAGCTCCATTACAGTTTTCAGCGTAGCCATATTTTTGAGCACCATACGCGGGGCAACATTTACTTCTGAATAAGTATCGATATAATATTTCCTATCGGGCGAAAAAGTAAGCCGGTGATTCCCCTTTTCCGGGGTAAGGTCAACCATGTTTTTACCATCAAGGCCCATACGGTAATAGTGAATAAAGTAAGGGTCTTCACCTGAATTTTTGCCGCTGGCGGTAAACCATAGCTGCCTTTTGCTTACGTCAACGCTATCAATATCACGTACCACCCAATTGCCTTTGGTAATTAGTTTCTCTTTGCCGGTAAGCTCGTCAATCAGGTAAACATGCCGCCAGCCATCTTTTTCAGTTATCCATACTACCTCATCCGTTTTGGGCAAATAACGCGTATATAACCTTTGCTCGTAAATAAAAGTATTCGTCTTCTCGTCGATGATATTGCGGGTTTTACCTGTTTGTACATCCACCTCGATAACCCTGAACCGCTGGTGCCCCCTGTCAACCTTTTCATATGTGTAATAGCGGCTGTTACCATCGCGCCAATGCAGTATAGGCGCTCCAAAAAAATCAATCTTTTCGGCATCAACGGCCAGCTTGCTTTTATCGGCAATATTAAAAACAAAAGGCTGGTACGATGTAAATTCATCGCCCGGCTGGTCGTACTCATGCGATTCAAGCTGTCCCCTTGTAGTGCCGGGCACCGAACTTAATACATAGTATACCTTCTTTGTTTTTTTAGGGTCGGTAAGGTAAGCCACCAAATGTTTACTATCCGGCGACCATGTGATTTCACCATAAGGCTTATCATTTGTACCATCGGTTGTAAACTGTATTTCGGCAGAACCCTTTAATGACCTTGCATACAAATTCC is drawn from Mucilaginibacter ginsenosidivorax and contains these coding sequences:
- a CDS encoding S9 family peptidase, which encodes MRYTRFCLLLVFAANFSYAQKTAVTPYLPTHQQMLQAYANADRLDSAWKKIPVVTNIRPNWQANGKQFWYDKRVGTDATEYWFVNAEKGTKHKAFDAKQMANGVAAVLGKPVPANKLRIAVMFYGVDEKQVTFKIGKNWLKCNLSNYYCEKTTDTVFKDYDPTAPLQKRTYRWEANVTDSVSPDKQWTAFIRNGNLYARSLKGSAEIQFTTDGTNDKPYGEITWSPDSKHLVAYLTDPKKTKKVYYVLSSVPGTTRGQLESHEYDQPGDEFTSYQPFVFNIADKSKLAVDAEKIDFFGAPILHWRDGNSRYYTYEKVDRGHQRFRVIEVDVQTGKTRNIIDEKTNTFIYEQRLYTRYLPKTDEVVWITEKDGWRHVYLIDELTGKEKLITKGNWVVRDIDSVDVSKRQLWFTASGKNSGEDPYFIHYYRMGLDGKNMVDLTPEKGNHRLTFSPDRKYYIDTYSEVNVAPRMVLKNMATLKTVMELEHPDIAPLLNTGIKLPEVFVTKGRDGITDIWGVVYRPANMDSAKSYPVIENIYAGPQDSFVPKNFAAVNEMQSIAQLGFIVVQIDGMGTANRSKAFHDVCWHNLADAGFADRILWMKALAAKCPQADISRVGVYGTSAGGQNSAGAVLFHPEFYKAAVSACGCHDNRIDKQWWNEQWMGYPVGPHYAEQSNITNAAKLQGNLMLIVGEADTNVPPESTYRFADALIKNNKFFDLLTVPGMGHGDGGVYGRQKKRDFFVKHLLGTDPPARNSGEKASTAGF